One part of the Phoenix dactylifera cultivar Barhee BC4 unplaced genomic scaffold, palm_55x_up_171113_PBpolish2nd_filt_p 000257F, whole genome shotgun sequence genome encodes these proteins:
- the LOC103721540 gene encoding uncharacterized protein LOC103721540: protein MVSASLSFVLYSSSFYSFPSKSPFDASSVPSIPFPRSLRIAGPLNPRPLLSSLSSSFSSSRRINYPKARVVAKLSAAIDDDSAGAEQFLENNSISAFMRFRRGDGGEGDGGGELQTAVVSYRKKFPWSLLDPFLQVDLVSTIHIADKEYFETLQKGLELYDRVLYEMVTSRDNLENRRYSVSTKRPKTSRSKGFNILGFIQRKMAQILSLDFQLDCLNYEGENWHHADLDYETFKLLQHERGESFFTFAKDMTLKSTKAFVQPASIRDDLGPWRSTLLWASRVLPMPLVGLFIISSICAPLESQTAEKPELEALSRLDFGAAMKIFLAKRLTSEFTAITAALEEKSVIIGERNRAATVALHSAIESGNKRVAVLYGGGHMPDLGRRLREEFDMVPCRVQWITAWSIRNRELDSNSLPFLRTLAKLSGWPLNRSDMSGRWCMVADTESA, encoded by the exons ATGGTGTCCGCCTCTCTTTCCTTCGTGCTCTACTCCTCATCTTTCTATTCGTTCCCGTCCAAATCCCCTTTCGACGCTTCATCGGTTCCATCGATCCCATTCCCTCGCTCCTTGCGAATCGCTGGACCCCTAAATCCCCGGCCATTGCTCTCCTCTCTATCTTCGTCGTTTTCTTCTTCCCGCCGGATAAATTATCCGAAGGCAAGAGTGGTTGCGAAGCTCTCCGCTGCGATCGATGATGATTCCGCTGGAGCGGAGCAGTTCCTGGAGAACAATTCCATCTCGGCTTTCATGAGATTCAGAAGGGGCGATGGGGGCGAAGGCGACGGCGGCGGCGAGCTGCAGACGGCCGTTGTCAGCTATCGGAAGAAGTTTCCGTGGTCATTGCTCGATCCATTTCTCCAG GTGGATTTGGTATCGACAATCCACATTGCAGACAAAGA AtactttgagaccctgcaaaaagGACTTGAACTTTATGATCGTGTCCTCTATGAGATGGTGACAAGCAGGGATAACCTAGAGAATAGGAGATACTCAGTATCTACTAAAAGGCCAAAAACTTCACGTTCTAAGGGCTTCAATATTCTTGGATTCATTCAAAGGAAgatggctcaaattctttcgCTGGATTTCCAATTAGATTGTCTTAATTATGAGGGTGAAAATTGGCATCACGCAGACCTTGACTATGAGACTTTCAAGCTACTTCAG CATGAAAGAGGCGAAAGctttttcacatttgcaaaagACATGACTCTCAAATCGACAAAAGCATTTGTGCAACCAGCATCCATACGAGATGATCTTGGGCCTTGGAGATCAACGCTACTTTGGGCTTCCCGGGTGCTACCCATGCCACTTGTCGGACTTTTTATCATCAGCAGCATTTGTGCACCTTTGGAAAGTCAGACCGCAGAAAAACCTGAGCTAGAAGCACTGTCGAGGCTGGATTTTGGAGCTGCGATGAAGATTTTCCTGGCCAAGCGGCTAACTTCAGA GTTCACAGCTATAACTGCAGCCCTAGAGGAGAAATCAGTTATAATTGGCGAAAGGAATAGAGCTGCGACTGTGGCATTGCATAGCGCAATAGAGAGTGGGAACAAGAGAGTAGCAGTGCTGTATGGAGGTGGGCATATGCCAGACTTGGGAAGACGATTACGTGAAGAGTTTGACATGGTACCCTGTCGAGTGCAGTGGATAACAGCTTGGTCGATAAGGAATCGAGAGCTTGATAGCAACTCGCTCCCGTTCCTTAGGACATTGGCCAAGCTATCAGGTTGGCCTCTGAACAG GTCAGATATGAGTGGAAGATGGTGCATGGTTGCTGACACAGAGTCTGCCTAG
- the LOC103721542 gene encoding GTP-binding protein At2g22870, translated as MLLHCRNLPRFLFPISSSNPPPPSLYAHLLLFPNKRTASASLFSRSASFAPRSHLAVPLSVPVSAPSESFLDTDEDHQIKIPLEKLFVPPEVELPEGSTAAFGRVLKGSNIVLGTYAHDAQVTTAEFVKSSVRTEDCPADGRPEFALVGRSNVGKSSLLNSLVRRKRLALTSKKPGKTQCINHFRINDSWYLVDLPGYGYASAPHEVRTNWEKFTKDYFLNRETLVSVLLLIDASIPAKKIDLEFASWLGQNQIPMTLIFTKCDKRRKKKNGGKRPEENVEDFQTLIREFFQAAPPWIMTSSVTNQGRDEILLHIAQLRNYWLKH; from the exons ATGCTCCTCCATTGCCGCAACCTCCCCCGCTTCCTCTTCCctatctcctcctccaacccgcCGCCGCCCTCCCTCTACGcgcatctcctcctcttccccaacAAAAGAACCGCCTctgcctccctcttctcccgctCCGCCTCCTTCGCTCCCCGATCCCATCTCGCCGTCCCCCTCTCCGTCCCCGTCTCCGCCCCCTCGGAATCCTTTCTCGACACCGACGAGGACCACCAGATCAAGATCCCCCTCGAGAAGCTCTTCGTCCCGCCGGAGGTCGAACTACCCGAGGGGTCGACGGCGGCCTTCGGGAGAGTGCTCAAAGGGTCTAATATCGTGCTCGGCACCTACGCGCACGACGCCCAGGTGACCACCGCCGAGTTTGTAAAGAGCAGCGTCCGTACAGAGGACTGCCCCGCCGACGGCCGCCCCGAGTTCGCCCTCGTCGGCCGCTCCAACGTCGGCAAGTCCTCTCTTCTTAATTCCCTTGTCCGAAGAAAGCGCCTCGCTCTTACCTCCAAGAAGCCCG GTAAAACTCAATGCATCAATCATTTTAGGATAAATGATAGTTGGTATCTTGTGGATTTGCCTGGATATGG ATATGCTTCTGCGCCACATGAAGTACGGACTAACTGggaaaaatttaccaaagatTACTTCCTCAACCGAGAAACATTGGTGTCTGTGCTTCTTCTTATAGATGCCAGCATCCCTGCAAAAAAGATTGACCTTGAATTCGCCAGTTGGCTCGGCCAAAATCag ATTCCAATGACATTAATTTTCACGAAGTGCGACAAGCGCAGGAAGAAAAAGAATGGTGGTAAAAGACCTGAGGAAAATGTTGAAGACTTTCAAACCTTGATACGGGAATTTTTTCAGGCAGCACCACCATGGATCATGACTAGCAGTGTTACCAACCAAGGTCGGGATGAGATACTATTGCATATAGCTCAGCTCAGGAACTATTGgctaaaacattag